A genomic region of Solanum dulcamara chromosome 2, daSolDulc1.2, whole genome shotgun sequence contains the following coding sequences:
- the LOC129875191 gene encoding metalloendoproteinase 5-MMP-like, whose amino-acid sequence MRTFLFCLVNIVCLIASTPVSAHFYYNISTIPRSLIPSNSTWNHFNKYLGCRVGQNIKGLAKIKQYFQHFGYIDNSLSKNFTDEFDQLLFSALKTYQFNFNLNATGEFDTPTLQHMLKPRCGNPDIMNGTTNMNSGKSPRAEHTMAHFSFFEGQPRWPSSKTKLKYAFLPENQLMDSVKAVFGRAFDKWSKVTPLTFKETESYRLADIQIGFFVGEHEDGNPFDGPMKILAHAFAPPTGFFHLDGDENWVVDGEILKEGMSRISVVDLESVAVHEIGHLLGLDHSSEKEAIMFPTLGAGVRKVDLSRDDIEGVQMLYGSNPNNNGSSTVYTHSQKNDMSGYSTFGSLYPHWFSLISGFFLAFVLSILL is encoded by the coding sequence ATGAGAACTTTTTTATTCTGCCTCGTTAATATTGTCTGTTTAATAGCCTCTACTCCGGTTTCTGCTCATTTTTACTATAATATTTCTACAATTCCTCGTTCTTTAATTCCTAGTAATTCGACCTGGAACCATTTCAACAAGTACTTGGGTTGTCGCGTTGGCCAAAATATCAAAGGATTAGCAAAAATCAAACAGTATTTTCAACATTTCGGGTATATTGATAATTCTTTGAGCAAGAATTTCACTGATGAATTTGATCAACTTCTTTTTTCAGCTCTCAAGACTTATCAATTCAACTTTAATCTTAATGCCACCGGAGAATTCGACACGCCCACTCTTCAACATATGTTAAAACCAAGATGCGGAAATCCAGATATAATGAATGGCACTACTAATATGAACTCTGGAAAGTCTCCACGGGCGGAGCATACAATGGCTCATTTCTCGTTTTTCGAAGGCCAGCCACGTTGGCCTTCGAGTAAGACTAAATTAAAATATGCATTTCTACCGGAGAATCAGTTGATGGATTCAGTTAAGGCGGTTTTTGGGAGGGCGTTTGATAAATGGTCGAAGGTAACGCCGTTAACTTTCAAAGAGACGGAATCTTATAGATTGGCAGACATTCAGATCGGGTTTTTCGTGGGAGAACATGAAGATGGTAACCCGTTTGATGGACCCATGAAGATTTTGGCACATGCATTTGCACCGCCGACGGGATTTTTCCACTTAGACGGGGACGAAAATTGGGTGGTGGATGGCGAAATTTTGAAAGAAGGGATGTCGAGAATATCGGTTGTGGATCTTGAATCAGTTGCGGTTCATGAAATTGGGCATTTATTGGGTTTGGATCATTCATCGGAAAAAGAAGCGATTATGTTTCCGACACTTGGTGCTGGAGTGAGGAAAGTGGATTTGTCAAGAGATGATATTGAAGGGGTACAAATGTTATATGGGTCAAATCCGAATAATAATGGGTCAAGTACTGTTTATACACACAGTCAAAAGAATGATATGAGTGGATATTCCACTTTTGGTTCATTGTATCCTCATTGGTTTTCATTGATTAGTGGATTTTTCTTAGCATTTGTGCTTTCAATTTTGCTATAG